In one Dermatophagoides farinae isolate YC_2012a chromosome 4, ASM2471394v1, whole genome shotgun sequence genomic region, the following are encoded:
- the LOC124491229 gene encoding RNA transcription, translation and transport factor protein — translation MFERKLLSLQYERPSVNVDDESEFQNIVYWIESMKIRFYPPNDRSCLLAGSKNWNESYNKYLSEINYQGPRDDRKIALDFLLNLALRYEMEDIRTQMQMSAEDVSDLINLDLQGSGSVDFGNVDISSLEFIEELRSLSQLLNVPFYDEEPLVTLRAIAILLCKLRKSSRNQNNQNEQTNNSNKKQKMVATVDENILNRKFARKSEYDSIINRCANVIRLLYIKDVRELQTEINNAIVQVQSVTANPKTDSSLGKVGK, via the exons ATGTTTGAACGAAAATTGTTGTCATTACAATATGAAAGACCATCGGTCAATGTGGATG ATGAATCTGAATTCCAAAACATTGTATATTGGATTGAAAGTATGAAGATTCGTTTCTATCCACCGAATGATCGTAGTTGTTTGTTAGCCGGTTCaaaaaattggaatgaatcatataataaatatttaagtgaaatcaattatcaagGACCACGTGATGATCGAAAAATTGCTTTAGATTTCCTACTAAATCTTGCATTACGTTACGAAATGGAAGATATTCGTACACAGATGCAAATGTCGGCTGAAGATGTTTCCGATCTGATTAATCTGGATCTTCAGGGTTCTGGTAGTGTTGATTTCGGTAACGTGGACATTAGTTCACTAGAATTTATTGAAGAATTACGATCATTATCACAGTTATTGAATGTACCATTCTATGATGAAGAACCATTGGTTACATTACGTGCTATCGCTATATTATTATGTAAATTACgaaaatcatcaagaaatcaaaataaccaaaatgaacaaaccaataatagtaataagaaacaaaaaatggtgGCTAcagttgatgaaaatattttaaatagaaaatttgcCAGAAAATCAGAATATGATTCGATCATTAATCGTTGTGCTAATGTCATCCGTTTGCTTTACATCAAAGATGTACGTGAATTACAAACCGAAATTAACAATGCAATCGTACAGGTTCAATCGGTTACGGCAAATCCAAAAACGGATTCATCACTTGGTAAGGTGggcaaatga
- the LOC124490140 gene encoding LOW QUALITY PROTEIN: uncharacterized protein LOC124490140 (The sequence of the model RefSeq protein was modified relative to this genomic sequence to represent the inferred CDS: deleted 1 base in 1 codon) — translation MIICSEEMDRFKSKLLSSSSSSSSSSIMRKTKFIRFLILALFISNSQQLSIDELYPFGESVDESLNKEADTFVEINLSIPIAYFQNQFPSIFVNDNGLVSFLKEIPIYYNAQFPLQYPFIAVMYSNVDIRGRGGIYYRETKESSLLDRATRDVQRHFSDGRNFRAQSLFITTWEQVGRFEKLSDLANTVQLVIASNGTDSYAFILYPNDGIQWLTGHDNIEYSQHAMTQAGFMSNEGRYYIMPGSGTEQVKNFPRMSNINRRGMFAYHIGNTGYGNIIQPDRDYENNLELRELETCSNTRFPCVPSAECIEYPTGICCRCRSGYFGNGRNCLPENKNIQINGKISGEINNIKLGESNMIHFYVETKDGRVYSSVNSIMPDLGYDLQSLLIALGHICGWLFAVRTDNSPNGYALTGGIFNRSVDLVFQQTGHHAIIREQYLGLDVFNVLGIKVDVRGTLPTIPGGTSLHMDDYQLEFTKVSRGVLKSRMTVSFNYGPNTLDMPMTIDQTITFDECVNEPQNNNDQQQQQQQTSRLNIIRNHIEYDQENQATRYAFYESRISQLSDQNPCSSIQCGQYSTCIVEGNDYRCICNRGFEQIYQENELIDNKRPSCVDIDECRTRTRVCDLNAMCMNELGSFRCQCLDGYVGDGFSCRPYEYPIENECDNIQCGPNSECLPTKNLGPRCICKDGYYGDGLNCEPLRNDIEDCRTLNICDMNAECKANRMLGRHMCICKAGYRGDGIYCTEESESCEKLNNCGINAECISDEQSNYNYYCSCNEGYVGDGYTCIAEINSDDCNMLNNCHRNAFCTLDMETKTYQCQCKPGFTGDGYKCVNSSFVSPCIGMEGCSPNADCVYDSLMGTNVCRCRSGFVGNGVQCNPSNICHPNDNNCDPNAQCLFNDITMKHECQCKLGFYGDGIRCMVDENVDCSVINDCDRNATCVIDPLTLRYYCKCNAGFIGDGKQCKKHISCNQLNTCDVKAECIFDTVEQSYRCHCLAGFVGDGYSCRPLRSCRDDRFICDRNAECLYNDHSRDFSCHCHYGFIGDGYQCAPVPNIEGDYILFAQGMSVLRMPLESNEQTRGSPLYIRSDQTIVAIDIDCLTGFIYWSDLVKGNLYKATNNGSSAEIILEGYTTAPEGIAIDWVSRNIYWTDSFKRSIEVANLEGTLQKTLIDTDLHNPRGIVAHPGTAKLYWTDWNRETPKIEYSDLDGKHRNLLINTELKLPNNLAIDYDRDELCWTDAGLERIECIHLMSLIRRVVYAQASYPFDLTVSHQNIYWTDWKTKTIHEINRNGGVARTLDIPLGGYGSLYGLVVVPQHCPRISNACAVRNGGCKHLCLPNDHGRSCVCPDNAYHEDDICNEI, via the exons ATGATCATTTGTAGTGAAGAAATGGATCGATTCAAATCGaaattgttatcatcatcatcgtcgtcgtcgtcgtcgtcaataatgagaaaaacaaagtttattcgttttttaatattggctctttttatttcaaattcacaACAATTATCCATCGATGAATTATATCCATTCGGTGAATCAGTGGATGAATCGTTGAATAAAGAAGCCGATAcatttgttgaaattaatCTTTCGATACCGATCGCTTATTTTCAGAATCAATTTCCATCTATTtttgttaatgataatggtctTGTATCATTTCTTAAGGAAATACCCATCTATTATAATGCACAATTTCCATTACAATATCCATTCATTGCTGTTATGTATTCGAATGTTGATATACGTGGCCGTGGTGGTATTTATTACCGAGAGacaaaagaatcatcattattagatCGTGCTACACGTGATGTTCAACGTCATTTTAGTGATGGACGTAATTTTCGTGCACAAAGTTTATTTATAACAACATGGGAACAGGTTGGAAGGTTTGAAAAACTATCCGATCTT GCCAATACTGTCCAATTGGTAATCGCATCGAATGGTACGGATAGCTATGCATTCATATTATATCCAAATGATGGTATCCAATGGTTAACCGGTCatgataatattgaatattcACAACATGCAATGACACAGGCTGGTTTTATGTCGAATGAAGGACGTTATTATATTATGCCAGGATCCGGTACAGAACaggtgaaaaattttccaag aATGTCAAATATAAATCGTCGAGGAATGTTTGCCTATCATATTGGCAATACTGGCTATGGAAATATCATACAACCTGATCgtgattatgaaaataatttggaATTACGAGAATTAGAAACCTGTAGTAATACACGATTTCCATGTGTACCATCGGCTGAATGTATTGAATATCCGACCGgtatttgttgtcgttgtcgatCTGGTTATTTTGGTAATGGCCGAAATTGTTTACCAGAAA ataaaaatattcagattaatggaaaaataagtggtgaaataaataatatcAAACTTGGTGAATCAAATATGATACATTTCTATGTGGAAACCAAAGATGGTCGCGTATATTCAAGtgtcaattcaataatgCCGGATCTTGGTTATGATCtacaatcattattgattgcaTTGGGTCATATTTGTGGTTGGTTATTCGCTGTACGTACGGATAATTCACCAAATGGTTATGCA TTAACGGGCGGTATATTCAATCGCAGTGTGGATCTTGTATTTCAACAAACTGGACATCATGCAATCATTCGTGAACAATATCTTGGATTGGATGTATTCAATGTACTTGGTATTAAAGTTGATGTTCGTGGTACATTACCTACGATACCCGGTGGTACATCATTACATATGGATGATTATCAGCTAGAATTTACTAAAGTTTCACGTGGTGTACTTAAATCACGTATGACCGTATCGTTTAATTATGGACCAAATACATTGGATATGCCAATGACAATCGATCAAACCATAACGTTTGATGAATGTGTTAATGAAccacaaaacaacaatgatcaacagcaacaacaacaacagacaaGTCGATTGAATATTATACGTAATCATATTGAATATGATCAGGAAAATCAGGCCACTCGTTATGCATTCTATGAATCACGAATATCTCAATTATCTGATCAGAATCCATGTTCATCAATACAATGTGGCCAATATAGTACATGTATTGTTGAAGGTAATGATTATCGTTGCATTTGTAATCGTGGTTTCGAACAGATTTATCaggaaaatgaattgatcgaTAATAAAAGACCATCATGTGTTG ATATCGATGAATGTCGTACTCGAACCCGTGTTTGTGATCTAAACGCAATGtgcatgaatgaattggGAAGTTTCCGTTGTCAATGTCTTGATGGCTATGTTGGTGATGGTTTCAGCTGTCGTCCATATGAATATCCTAtcgaaaatgaatgtgataaTATTCAATGTGGTCCAAATTCAGAATGTTTACCAACGAAAAATCTTGGACCAAGATGTATATGTAAAGATGGTTATTACGGCGATGGTCTTAATTGTGAGCCATTACGCAATGATATCGAAGATTGTCGTACATTGAATATTTGCGATATGAATGCTGAATGTAAAGCCAATAGAATGCTTGGCCGTCATATGTGTATCTGTAAAGCTGGCTATCGTGGTGATGGGATTTACTGTACAGAAGAATCAGAATCTTGTGAAAAGCTAAATAATTGCGGCATCAATGCTGAATGTATATCGGATGAACAAagtaattataattattattgttcatgtAATGAAGGTTACGTTGGTGATGGTTATACATGTATTGCCGAAATCAATTCCGATGATTGTAATATGTTGAATAATTGTCATCGTAATGCATTCTGTACATTGGATATGGAAACGAAAACATATCAATGTCAATGCAAACCTGGTTTCACTGGTGATGGATATAAATGTGTCAATTCATCGTTCGTAAGTCCATGTATTGGTATGGAAGGATGTTCACCTAATGCTGATTGTGtttatgattcattgatgGGTACGAATGTTTGTCGTTGCCGTTCCGGTTTCGTTGGTAATGGTGTACAATGCAATCCAAGTAATATTTGCCatccaaatgataataattgtgatCCAAATGCACAATGTTTATTCAACGATATAACCATGAAACATGAATGTCAATGTAAGTTAGGATTCTATGGTGATGGTATTCGTTGTATGGtggatgaaaatgttgattgtAGTGTGATCAATGATTGTGATCGTAATGCCACTTGTGTTATTGATCCACTAACATTAAGATATTATTGTAAATGTAATGCTGGATTTATTGGCGATGGAAAACAATGTAAGAAACATATCTCATGTAATCAATTGAATACTTGTGACGTGAAAGCTGAATGTATATTCGATACGGTGGAACAATCATATCGTTGCCATTGTTTAGCCGGTTTTGTTGGTGATGGTTATTCATGTCGTCCACTTCGTTCATGTCGTGATGATCGTTTTATTTGTGATCGAAATGCTGAATGTCTTTATAATGATCATAGCAGAGATTTTAGTTGCCATTGTCATTATGGTTTTATTGGTGATGGTTATCAATGTGCACCCGTGCCGAATATCGAAGGTGATTATATCCTGTTTGCGCAAGGAATGAGCGTATTACGTATGCCacttgaatcaaatgaacaaacacgTGGATCACCATTGTATATACGTTCAGATCAAACAATTGTTGCCATAGATATTGATTGTCTAACTGGTTTCATTTATTGGAGTGATCTGGTTAAAGGAAATCTTTATAAAGCAACTAATAATGGATCATCAGCTGAAATTATCCTCGAAGGTTATACAACTGCACCAGAAGGTATAGCCATCGATTGGGTTAGTCGTAATATCTATTGGACGGATTCATTTAAAAGATCGATTGAAGTTGCCAATCTTGAAGGTACATTACAGAAAACATTAATCGATACAGATCTTCATAATCCTCGTGGTATTGTTGCACATCCTGGAACGGCTAAACTTTATTGGACTGATTGGAATCGTGAAACACctaaaattgaatattccGATCTGGATGGTAAACATCGTAATCTTTTGATCAATACAGAATTGAAATTACCAAATAATTTAGCCATCGATTATGATCGTGATGAATTATGTTGGACAGATGCTGGTCTTGAACGTATTGAATGTATCCATTTGATGAGTTTAATTCGTCGTGTCGTATATGCACAGGCAAGCTATCCATTTGATTTAACTGTTTCACATCAGAATATCTATTGGACTGATtggaaaacgaaaacaattcATGAAATTAATCGAAATGGTGGCGTAGCACGAACATTAGATATACCATTAGGTGGTTATGGTTCATTGTATGGATTGGTTGTCGTTCCACAACATTGTCCACGTATATCGAATGCATGTGCCGTTCGTAATGGTGGTTGTAAACATCTTTGTTTACCCAATGATCATGGACGATCATGTGTTTGTCCGGATAATGCCTATCATGAGGATGATATTtgtaatgaaatttaa